Proteins encoded in a region of the Polyodon spathula isolate WHYD16114869_AA chromosome 9, ASM1765450v1, whole genome shotgun sequence genome:
- the LOC121320869 gene encoding coagulation factor VII-like: MLLRLFCLVLLASYSLSATVFRKKDVANSVLHRHKRANWWLEELKTGSLERECNEEICSYEEAREIFQNDKRTEDFWEVYNDEDQCLSNPCHNGGVCIDGIKSYNCQCSIGYEGRNCESALQDTQKCIYLNGGCEHFCNDTASRLQCSCADGHELAEDKQTCVSKVKYPCGKIPVLERRLSDMMDFPDSLSRIVGGTVCPKGECPWQVLLEYSGLFLCGGVILHANWVVTAAHCMHNKDAKKLKVVAGEHKTKEHEGTEQSIPVAEIIIHKEYVAESADNDIALLRLEKPIIYSDYTVPICLPEKWLAVHELAAIRYSTVSGWGKLSEGGPTSSILRRLEVPRLKTQDCIENSKLNITDNMFCAGYFEGKQDSCKGDSGGPHATKYKNTWFLTGIVSWGKGCAQPGFYGIYTRVSRYLDWLKEHMSAQTAVNVTVI, encoded by the exons ATGCTGCTGCGACTTTTCTGCTTGGTTTTGCTGGCCTCTTACTCTCTTTCGGCAACAG TGTTCAGGAAGAAGGATGTCGCTAACAGCGTCTTGCACAGACACAAACGAGCCAACTGGTGGTTGGAAGAGCTGAAGACAGGGTCGCTCGAGCGGGAGTGCAATGAAGAGATATGCTCCTACGAAGAAGCCAGGGAGATATTCCAGAATGACAAGAGAACG GAGGATTTTTGGGAGGTTTATAATG ATGAAGATCAGTGCCTTTCCAACCCATGTCACAACGGTGGTGTGTGTATTGATGGGATCAAGTCCTACAACTGTCAATGTTCAATAGGCTATGAAGGCAGAAACTGTGAATCAG CCTTACAGGATACTCAAAAGTGCATTTATCTGAATGGAGGGTGTGAGCATTTCTGCAATGACACAGCATCCCGTCTCCAATGCTCCTGTGCAGATGGTCATGAGCTGGCAGAAGATAAGCAAACCTGTGTTTCGAAAG TGAAGTATCCCTGTGGAAAGATACCAGTTTTGGAAAGAAGGCTGTCCGACATGATGGACTTTCCTGACTCGCTTTCCCGGATTGTTGGTGGAACTGTGTGTCCTAAAGGAGAATGCCCTTGGCAG gTTCTTCTGGAATATTCAGGCCTGTTCTTGTGTGGTGGAGTCATACTACATGCAAACTGGGTTGTTACTGCAGCTCATTGCATGCATAACAAAGATGCCAAGAAGCTAAAGGTAGTTGCTG gtGAACACAAAACCAAAGAACATGAAGGCACTGAGCAATCGATTCCTGTAGCTGAAATAATAATCCATAAGGAATATGTTGCAGAATCGGCTGACAATGACATTGCCTTGCTTAGGCTGGAGAAGCCAATCATATACAGCGATTATACCGTCCCAATTTGCCTGCCGGAGAAGTGGCTTGCGGTGCACGAACTGGCAGCCATTCGGTACTCCACTGTGAGTGGGTGGGGAAAGCTGAGTGAAGGAGGCCCGACCTCCTCCATTCTCCGCAGACTGGAGGTGCCGCGGCTTAAAACCCAGGACTGTATAGAGAACAGCAAGCTCAATATCACTGACAACATGTTCTGCGCAGGCTATTTTGAAGGAAAGCAGGATTCTTGTAAAGGAGACAGCGGTGGGCCTCATGCTACAAAGTACAAGAACACCTGGTTTCTGACTGGGATTGTGAGCTGGGGGAAGGGATGCGCACAGCCAGGCTTCTATGGGATCTACACGAGAGTGTCCAGGTACCTGGACTGGTTAAAGGAACACATGTCTGCACAAACTGCTGTTAATGTTACCGTCATCTAA
- the LOC121320870 gene encoding coagulation factor X-like, which produces MGPISHRRSVSWWRGLLTSQTMMAQLLWICLSFFSLTFIEANVFLSQESASQVFRRHKRANSFFEELKKGNLERECHEEQCSYEEAREVFETEEPTMEFWNKYVDGDQCEKKPCQNNAGCKDGIGEYTCLCNEGFQGKNCEIEIPKLCETNNGDCDHFCKVDRDVTCSCAEGYKLGQDGKSCMPSDLFPCGLLQTSKTRSISEVAEPLPAPERNLTEAENRTDLHPTDTPENENSRIVGGGDCPIGHCPWQALLVNQDGVGFCGGTILSNRIVLTAAHCMNQTKYFTVILGEFDTLKDEGREKTYQVEKVLIHNSYVQKTYNNDIALVKLKDPIQFSKYIIPACLPNREFAERVLMNQPFAQISGFGRVHERGRQSTKLQKLNVPYVDRHVCMESSLFKISVNMFCAGYDQMEMDACQGDSGGPHVTAHKDTWFVTGVVSWGEGCARKGKYGIYTQVSRYLRWIQQAMKRL; this is translated from the exons ATGGGACCAATTAGTCACAG GCGATCTGTCAGCTGGTGGAGAGGACTGCTTACCAGCCAAACCATGATGGCTCAGCTCTTGTGGATATGTCTTTCCTTCTTTTCTCTGACCTTTATCGAAGCAAACg TGTTTCTGTCGCAAGAGAGTGCAAGCCAAGTTTTCAGAAGACATAAGCGTGCCAACAGCTTTTTTGAAGAGCTAAAAAAAGGTAACTTGGAAAGAGAATGCCACGAGGAGCAGTGCAGCTATGAAGAAGCGAGGGAAGTGTTTGAGACTGAAGAACCAACT ATGGAATTCTGGAACAAATATGTAG ACGGAGACCAATGTGAGAAAAAACCTTGTCAAAACAATGCTGGTTGCAAGGATGGTATTGGAGAATATACCTGCCTCTGCAATGAAGGCTTTCAGGGGAAAAACTGTGAAATTG AAATTCCAAAGCTGTGTGAAACCAACAATGGGGATTGTGATCACTTCTGCAAGGTGGACAGGGACGTCACATGTTCATGTGCTGAGGGGTATAAACTGGGACAAGACGGGAAATCATGCATGCCTAGTG ACCTGTTCCCTTGTGGATTGCTACAGACTTCTAAAACCCGGTCAATATCTGAAGTGGCTGAACCGCTTCCAGCTCCAGAAAGAAATCTGACTGAAGCAGAGAACAGAACTGACCTGCACCCCACAGATACAcctgaaaatgaaaacagcagaatTGTGGGTGGGGGAGATTGCCCTATAGGACATTGTCCATGGCAG gctctTTTAGTAAACCAGGATGGGGTGGGATTCTGTGGAGGAACAATTCTCAGTAACAGAATTGTGCTGACTGCAGCACACTGCATGAACCAAACCAAATATTTCACAGTCATTCTTG gggaGTTTGACACCCTAAAGGATGAAGGCCGAGAAAAGACTTACCAAGTTGAAAAAGTGCTTATTCATAACTCGTACGTCCAAAAAACCTATAACAACGACATAGCCCTTGTGAAACTGAAGGATCCAATACAGTTCAGCAAGTACATCATCCCCGCATGCCTACCCAACCGAGAGTTTGCCGAGAGAGTCCTCATGAATCAGCCATTTGCTCAAATCAGCGGCTTCGGGCGCGTTCATGAGCGAGGAAGACAGTCCACCAAGCTCCAGAAGCTGAACGTCCCGTACGTGGACAGGCATGTCTGCATGGAGTCCAGCCTGTTCAAGATCTCTGTCAATATGTTCTGTGCTGGCTATGACCAAATGGAAATGGACGCCTGCCAAGGCGATAGTGGAGGTCCCCATGTCACGGCACACAAAGACACTTGGTTTGTCACGGGAGTTGTCAGCTGGGGAGAGGGGTGTGCCAGGAAAGGAAAATATGGCATCTATACCCAAGTCTCCAGGTACCTGCGGTGGATTCAACAGGCTATGAAGCGTCTCTAa
- the LOC121320868 gene encoding coagulation factor VII-like, whose translation MLRTLITAIVIMALNRWKAQSLSLVLLFFVNNSLCRFLDVFLQRNEASSILQRAKRENTVLEEVKLGDLERECLEEKCSYEEASEIFRISDNLESFWRIYSDGNQCDSGPCQNGAACVDQVQSYICYCREGYEGRNCQSETEDPASCVTNNGGCEHFCNDTKGSLQKCGCVEGYVLDKDNTSCIPQVPYPCGRIPNLDVLAYPRIVRGTRCLKGECPWQAYLKYLDTFLCGGIIVSPTWVVTAAHCVHNTSVSKLQVVLGENRRSVIEGNEQVKYVAEKIVHKDYSVSIIDNDIALLKLKTAITYNDYAIPICLPDWHLAVHKLASIKFSTVSGWGQYAEDGPTADYLQRLEVPRIKTQDCIASSNIIITDNMFCAGYTEGRQDACKGDSGGPHVTKYKNTWFLTGIVSWGKGCAQPGFYGIYTRVSRYLDWLKEHMSS comes from the exons ATGTTAAGAACTTTGATCACAGCGATTGTCATCATGGCTTTGAACCGCTGGAAAGCACAGTCCCTAAGCCTTGTCCTGCTGTTTTTTGTCAACAACTCTCTGTGTCGCTTTCTAGATG TTTTTTTGCAGAGAAATGAAGCAAGCAGTATCCTGCAAAGAGCAAAGCGTGAAAACACTGTTTTAGAAGAAGTCAAACTGGGGGATCTTGAACGGGAGTGTCTGGAAGAAAAGTGCTCTTATGAAGAAGCTTCGGAGATATTCAGGATATCGGATAACTTA GAATCATTCTGGAGGATTTATAGCG ATGGGAACCAGTGTGATTCTGGACCTTGTCAAAATGGGGCTGCATGTGTAGACCAAGTGCAGTCCTATATATGCTACTGTCGTGAAGGGTATGAAGGAAGAAACTGCCAGTCAG AAACTGAAGACCCTGCAAGTTGTGTTACCAATAATGGGGGATGTGAGCATTTCTGTAATGACACAAAGGGCTCTCTTCAGAAATGTGGATGTGTGGAAGGCTATGTCCTAGACAAGGACAACACCTCCTGTATTCCACAAG TGCCATACCCCTGTGGAAGAATACCCAACTTGGATGTTCTTGCATACCCGAGGATAGTGCGAGGAACCAGGTGTCTCAAAGGAGAGTGTCCCTGGCAG gcTTATCTCAAGTATTTGGATACTTTCCTATGTGGCGGTATTATAGTAAGTCCCACCTGGGTTGTGACTGCTGCGCATTGTGTGCATAACACCTCTGTCTCAAAGCTACAAGTTGTGCTGG GCGAGAACAGAAGAAGTGTGATTGAAGGGAATGAGCAAGTGAAGTATGTGGCTGAAAAAATTGTTCATAAGGACTACAGTGTCAGCATCATAGACAATGACATAGCACTGCTGAAGCTGAAAACTGCCATTACTTACAACGATTACGCCATCCCCATCTGCCTGCCGGACTGGCACCTGGCGGTCCACAAACTGGCATCCATCAAGTTCTCTACAGTGAGCGGCTGGGGCCAGTATGCAGAAGATGGACCGACAGCTGATTATCTACAGAGACTTGAGGTTCCACGAATCAAAACACAGGACTGCATAGCCAGCTCCAACATTATCATTACTGACAACATGTTTTGTGCGGGTTACACAGAGGGACGGCAAGATGCTTGTAAAGGAGACAGCGGTGGACCACATGTCACAAAGTACAAGAACACCTGGTTTCTGACTGGGATTGTGAGCTGGGGGAAGGGATGCGCGCAGCCAGGCTTCTATGGGATCTACACGAGAGTGTCCAGGTACCTGGACTGGTTAAAGGAGCACATGTCTTCATAA